The Phycisphaerae bacterium genomic interval TCAAGGAAAACAAACCCGACGTCCGCATCGTCGCCGTCGAACCCAAAAACGTCTCAGCCCTCCTCGGCCACGAACCGGGACTGCACCAGATCCAGGGCATCGGCGACGGCTTCGTGCCCTCGATCCTCAACGTCGCGATGGTCGACGAGGTGCTCGAAGTGACCGACCAGGACGCCATCGAAACCACGCGACAGCTCGGCCGCGACTACGGCCTGCTCGTCGGCATCTCATCCGGGGCCAACGTCTGGGCGGCAAGGCAACTGGCCAAAAAGACCAAAGGCAACATCGCCACCATCCTGCCCGACCGGGCCGAACGCTACTTCAGCACCGCCCTGCTCTAGCCATTGACCGTCCGCAACGCCTCGACAAGCATGCCCGCTCGCTGGTCCCGCTTATTTCAACCCCTTCCGGCTCGATGCTCAGAACTCGTAGAGCTCCTCGTCCTCGAGGACCTTAAAGCCCTCCTTGACCACCAGGGCCTTGCACCGTTCCAGGTCCTCCGCGTTCTCGAACTCGATACAGCAGACCCCTTCCTTGTTCGGCTCCAGCACAAACCCGTAGGCGTCCACAATGTTGATGTTGTGCTCGAAAAACACGCTGGTCAGCTTGTGCAGGTTGCCCGGCCGGTCCGGAATCGAAA includes:
- a CDS encoding ACT domain-containing protein; amino-acid sequence: MPHQINIFIENRPGRLRSITEILTEAKVNIRAFTIQDRGDFGLIKLIVDKPKQGQLALADRQFACALKDVLAVSIPDRPGNLHKLTSVFFEHNINIVDAYGFVLEPNKEGVCCIEFENAEDLERCKALVVKEGFKVLEDEELYEF